A window of the Cicer arietinum cultivar CDC Frontier isolate Library 1 chromosome 6, Cicar.CDCFrontier_v2.0, whole genome shotgun sequence genome harbors these coding sequences:
- the LOC101499605 gene encoding isoflavone-7-O-methyltransferase 9-like, with product MGSENVYKSNELFEAQTHLYNHILSFLKPMSIKWAVELGIPDIIHNHGQPITLPQLLSVLQIHEDKSSLVKSLMRLLAHNNFFRIVKTEGKEAYALSPPSELLVKDTDHCLSSMVNLLTNPNVVNLYNHLGKWTFGEKSSIFENTSDTGDYWGFVHQNPKSLKSFNEAMESDSHVVRLALKDCKSIFESLDCLVDVGGGTGNTAKIICETFPMLKCTVLDLPQVIAGLPTNNKNLSFVGGDMFESIPEADAVLLKWILHDWNDDDCVKILQNCKKAVSRKGKGGKVVIIDIVINEKQDKHEMTEVKLFFDIVMMASFNGKERDGKNWNEIIMKAGFTRYKIFPIFGFRSLIEVYV from the exons atgGGTTCCGAGAATGTATACAAATCAAATGAGCTCTTTGAAGCTCAAACTCATTTGTACAATCACATTCTTAGCTTCCTCAAACCCATGTCCATTAAATGGGCTGTTGAACTTGGAATACCAGATATCATACACAATCATGGCCAACCCATTACTCTTCCTCAACTTCTCTCTGTTCTTCAAATTCATGAAGACAAATCTTCTCTTGTCAAGAGCCTCATGCGTTTATTGGCACACAATAACTTTTTCAGAATTGTGAAAACAGAAGGAAAAGAAGCATACGCTCTTTCCCCACCTTCAGAGCTTCTTGTCAAAGACACTGACCATTGTTTATCTTCAATGGTTAATTTGTTAACTAACCCAAATGTAGTTAATTTGTATAATCATTTGGGTAAATGGACTTTTGGGGAAAAGTCATCAATCTTTGAGAATACATCAGACACAGGAGATTATTGGGGTTTTGTTCATCAAAATCCAAAAAGTTTGAAGTCATTCAATGAGGCTATGGAAAGTGATTCTCATGTGGTGAGGTTGGCTTTGAAAGATTGCAAGTCTATTTTTGAAAGTTTGGATTGTTTGGTTGATGTTGGAGGTGGAACTGGAAATACAGCTAAAATTATATGTGAGACATTTCCTATGTTAAAATGCACTGTCTTGGACCTTCCACAAGTTATAGCAGGCTTaccaacaaataataaaaatttgagttttgttgGTGGAGACATGTTTGAATCTATCCCTGAGGCTGATGCAGTTTTATTAAAG TGGATTTTACACGACTGGAATGATGATGACTGTGTCAAGATACTCCAAAATTGTAAAAAAGCTGTTTCAAGAAAAGGCAAAGGAGGAAAAGTGGTCATAATAGATATTGTGATAAATGAAAAGCAAGATAAGCATGAAATGACAGAAGTGAAGCTCTTCTTTGATATAGTTATGATGGCTAGTTTTAATGGAAAAGAAAGAGATGGGAAAAACTGGAATGAAATCATCATGAAAGCAGGGTTCACACGCTACAAAATATTTCCCATATTTGGTTTTAGGTCACTTATTGAGGTTTATGTTTAG
- the LOC101496127 gene encoding probable glucan endo-1,3-beta-glucosidase A6: MGSLAILFVCLVSLSGAKAYSNIGVNYGVLGNNLPSPYRSIELLTIMKAARVKLYDANPDILRLLSTTKLKVSIMIPNHEISGIAANQSIADEWVRNNVVPFYPKTMIRFLLVGNEVLSYNSEQGHKMWHDLVPAMRSIKRSLKSLNIRDIKIGTPLAMDVLQSTFPPSRGTFRSDIRDSVIVPMLKFLDRTKSFFFIDAYPYFPWSQDPNNINLDFALFRGNFTTRDPGSGLLYSNLLDQMLDSLIFAMSKLGYTNIQLVISETGWPNSGDIEEPGANIFNAPTYNRNLIQRMTTKPPIGTPARPGVTIPTFIFSLFNENQKPGPGTERHWGLLETDGTPIYDLDLTGKKHITDFASLPAPENNVPFKGKVWCVAAKGANEIELASALSYACNEVNMTCEALSPGNECYEPVSVTDHASYVFSTFWAKFKTTGATCYFNGLAEQTTKDPSRPFCKFPSVTI, encoded by the exons ATGGGATCTCTGGCTATACTTTTTGTCTGTTTAGTTTCATTATCAG GCGCAAAAGCTTATAGCAACATTGGTGTGAACTATGGCGTGCTTGGGAATAATCTACCATCTCCATATCGGTCCATTGAATTACTAACAATAATGAAAGCGGCCCGTGTGAAGCTCTACGACGCTAACCCGGATATTTTAAGGCTTTTATCAACCACAAAGCTCAAAGTTTCCATTATGATCCCAAACCATGAAATCTCAGGGATTGCTGCAAACCAAAGCATAGCAGATGAATGGGTGAGGAACAATGTAGTTCCTTTCTACCCCAAAACCATGATTCGCTTCTTGCTTGTGGGAAATGAAGTGCTAAGCTACAATTCAGAACAAGGACACAAAATGTGGCATGATCTTGTCCCAGCAATGAGAAGCATTAAAAGATCTCTAAAATCTCTGAACATCAGAGACATCAAAATTGGCACCCCATTAGCCATGGATGTTTTACAATCAACCTTTCCACCTTCACGCGGCACATTCCGATCCGACATTAGAGACAGTGTGATAGTACCAATGCTCAAGTTCTTAGACAGAACTAAATCATTTTTCTTCATTGATGCATACCCATATTTTCCATGGTCACAGGACCCAAACAATATTAACCTCGATTTCGCTCTGTTCAGGGGAAATTTCACCACAAGAGACCCTGGTAGTGGCTTATTATATAGCAACCTGTTAGACCAAATGCTTGATTCCCTCATCTTTGCCATGTCAAAACTCGGGTACACAAACATCCAACTCGTAATATCAGAAACAGGATGGCCAAACTCGGGCGACATTGAAGAACCAGGTGCAAACATTTTCAATGCACCTACATACAATCGCAATCTCATTCAAAGAATGACAACAAAACCACCAATTGGAACCCCAGCTAGACCCGGGGTCACCATACCAACCTTCATCTTCTCACTTTTCAATGAAAATCAAAAGCCAGGTCCAGGAACAGAGCGACACTGGGGTTTGTTAGAGACAGACGGAACCCCAATTTATGATCTTGACTTAACAGGGAAAAAACACATCACAGATTTTGCATCATTACCAGCTCCAGAGAATAATGTACCATTCAAAGGAAAGGTGTGGTGTGTTGCGGCCAAAGGAGCAAATGAAATAGAACTGGCATCAGCTTTGTCCTATGCCTGCAATGAAGTAAACATGACTTGTGAAGCACTTTCACCAGGAAATGAATGCTATGAACCAGTTTCAGTCACAGACCATGCAAGTTATGTGTTTAGCACATTTTGGGCTAAGTTTAAAACAACCGGAGCCACTTGCTATTTCAATGGATTGGCTGAACAAACAACCAAAGACCCTA GTCGACCTTTTTGCAAATTTCCAAGCGTTACAATCTAG
- the LOC101496454 gene encoding histone H3.2 — protein MARTKQTARKSTGGKAPRKQLATKAARKSAPATGGVKKPHRFRPGTVALREIRKYQKSTELLIRKLPFQRLVREIAQDFKTDLRFQSSAVSALQEAAEAYLVGLFEDTNLCAIHAKRVTIMPKDIQLARRIRGERA, from the coding sequence ATGGCACGTACTAAACAAACCGCTCGCAAGTCCACCGGCGGGAAGGCGCCCAGAAAGCAGTTGGCAACAAAAGCCGCTCGTAAGTCTGCTCCGGCAACCGGAGGTGTGAAGAAGCCACATCGTTTCAGGCCAGGAACTGTTGCTCTTCGCGAGATCCGTAAGTACCAGAAGAGCACAGAGCTTTTGATCCGTAAACTTCCCTTCCAGCGTCTTGTCCGTGAGATCGCACAGGATTTCAAGACTGACCTTCGTTTCCAGAGCTCCGCCGTGTCGGCACTTCAAGAAGCAGCCGAGGCTTATCTCGTTGGTCTCTTCGAGGATACTAACCTCTGCGCAATTCACGCCAAGCGTGTTACTATTATGCCGAAGGATATTCAGCTCGCTAGACGCATTAGAGGCGAACGTGCTTGA